CCAGGCAGCGGTTCCCGGACCGCGCCACCCAGCCGAAGAGCGGATGCCCGTCGAACGACCCCGCCGGCACCGCCGAATCCGGCACCCCCGCCCCGCCGCCCGAGGACGGACCCGACGACGGGACCGGAGCCGAGGACGGCGCCCCCGGCCGGGAGGCCGGCGCCGGCACCACCACCGGACCGCCCCGCGACGTGCACCCCGCCGACGCCAGCAGCAGCACGCACCCGGCCGCCGCCACCACACCCGACCGTCCGCGCACCATCCCACCCCCCAGGACGACCCGAACCCACCCGGGGATACCCGCCCCGACGGCCCGTCAACCCGCCGCGGGCAGCCCCGCCAAGGCCTTCGCCGACTCCGGCGCCGCCCCGTGCCCGTCCGCCCACGTCCACGCCGCCGCGCACAGCGCCCGCAGCGCGTCGATCCGCCCGCCCGCGCCGTCCAGCACCAGCACGCCGCCCTCCGCGCCCGCCGTCCAGCCCCCGCAGCCGAACCGGCCGCCGCCCAGCGCCGCCACCTCCGGCTGCGCCTCCAGCAGGCCCCGCAGGTCCTCCGCCAGGTACGTCGGACGGTGCCGCACCGGCGCGGCCAGCACCTGCTCCGGCGTGGCGATGCCGGTGAACACCAGCAGCGAGTCCACCCCGCCGTTGAACGCGCCCTCGATGTCGGTGTCCAGCCGGTCCCCGACCACCAGCGGGCGCTTCGCGCCCGTCCGCAGCACCGTCTCCCGGTGCATCGGCGGCAGCGGCTTGCCCGCCACCTCCGGCTCCACGCCGGTCGCCGCCCGCACCGCCGCCACCAGCGTCCCGTTGCCCGGCGCGATGCCCCGCGCCGTCGGGATCGACAGGTCCGTGTTCGACGCCACCCACGGCAGCCCCCGGCCCACCGCGTACGAGGCCTCCGCCAGGTCCGCCCAGCCCACCGACGGGTCGTAGCCCTGCACCACCGCCGCCGGACCGTCCTCCAGCGAACGCACCGGCACCAGCCCGCGCTCCTCCAACGCCTCCACCAGCCCCGCCCCGCCGACCACCAGCACCCGCGACCCGGCCGGCACCTTCTCCGCCACCAGCCGCGCCGCCGCCTGCGCCGAGTTGATCACGTCCGCCGGATCGGCCGGCACGCCCAGCTCCGTCAGGTGCTCCGCCACCACCCGCGGCGGCCGCGACGCGTTGTTGGTGACGTACGCCAACCGCATCCCGGCCGCCCGGGCCCGCTCCAGCGACTCCACCGCGTGCACGATCGCGTGCGGCCCGGCGTACACCACCCCGTCCAGGTCCAGCAGCGCCGTGTCGTACGCCTCCGTCAGCGCCTGGGCACTGGCCCCCGGCACGCTCCGCACCACCGCGGCGTTCTCCGTCATCGCTGCTCCACCCTCGTCACCTCGAACCGACCCGAACACCCGCCACCCTATGGCGCGGCCGGATCCTCCGGCGGCGCCAGGTACCCGGGCGCCCCCGGCAGCAGCGGCCCGTACGCCCCCGCCCGGGCCGCCAGCGTCGCCCTGGTCTGCCGCAGCGCCGACTGGTAGTGCCGGTTGCCCGGCTGCATCGCCACCGCCAGCGCCAGGTGCTCCGCCGACGTCTCGAAATCGCCCAGCCGGGCCGCCGACACCCCCCACCCGAACTGCGCGTAGTCGTCCGACGGATCGGCCTCCGCCACCGCCCGGAAACTCTCCAGCGCCCGCGCGTACTGCCCCGCGTCGAACTGCGCCCGCGCCAGCGCCTCCCGGATCGACCCCGACCCCGGCTCCGCCTCCGCCGCCCGCGCCAGCAACTGCACCGCCGCCGCCGGGTGCTTCTCCTCCAACAGCCGCACCCCGCGCCGGAACCAGTCGTACACCCCGCCGCCCGGCACCCCGGCCCCGCCGCCGCTCCCCTCCGGAACCGCCGCCCCGCCGTCGCCCTCGTGCTCCCGGTGAGTCATCCGCCGCTACCCCGCTTCCCGTTCGCCCCGCCCATGACCTGGACGTCCGCCCTCATCCCGATCTCCCAACAAGCACTACCCGACTAACATGCCCAGAATGAGCGCCCCTCGTGCCGAAACCGGCAACGAGCCCTCGGGCGGCCCCGGAGACCCCGGGCACGTCGCCACCGCAGGGCTGTCCCTGTCCCCGTTCCGCGGCCTGCGCTACGACCCGCACCGGGTCGGCGACCTGGCCGCGGTCACCTCCCCGCCGTACGACGTGGTCGACCCCGGACGGCGCCTGGACCTGGAGACCGCGGACCCGCACAACATCGTCCGCCTGATCCTCCCCCGCCCCGAACCCGACGACGCCGGCCACCGCCCCGACCGCGACACCCGCTACCGGCACGCCGCCCGCCTGCTCCGCGACTGGCGCCAACAGGGCGTCCTGGCCGCCGACCCGCGCCCCGCCCTGTACGTCTACGAGCAGCGCACCCCCGCCGGCACCCTCCAGCGCGGCCTGATCGGCGCCCTCGCCGTCAGCGGCCCCGAAGCCGGCATCGTCCTCCCGCACGAGGACGTCATGCCCAAACCCGTCGCCGACCGGGTCGGCCTGATGCGCACCACCCGCGCCAACCTCGAACCCCTGCTGCTCACCTACCGCGGCCACGGCCGCGCCGCCGACGTCATCGAACGCACCGCCACCACCGACCCGCTGCTCGCCACCACCACCAGCGACGGCACCCACCACCGCCTGTGGGCCGTCACCGACCCCGCCGACCTGGCCGCCGTCACCCGCGACCTGGCCGGCTGCCGCGCCCTGATCGCCGACGGCCACCACCGCTGGGAGATGTACCTGCGCCTGCAGCGCGAACACCGCCACCTGCCGCGCAGCCCCTGGGACCGCGGCCTGGTCCTGCTCGTCGACACCGACCGCTACCCGCTGCGGGTCCGCGCCATCCACCGCGTCCTGCAACGCCTCCCGCTGGACGCCGCGCTCGCCGCCCTCGACCCCGCCGCCTGGCAGACCACCGACCTCCCCGGCACCCTCCCCGACGCCCTGCACGCCCTCGCCGAGGCCCAGCACACCCCCGGCAACTCCTTCGTCCTCACCGACGGCACCGGCCGCTTCCACCTCCTCACCGGCCCCGACGAGGCCACCCTCGCCGACACCGTCCGCACCGACCGCCCCGAGGAGTGGCGCCGCCTGGACGCCACCGTCCTGCACGCCGTCCTGCTCGACCGCACCTGGCACGTCCCCGACAGCCCCGAGCACATCGGCTACCTGCACTCCGCCGAGGCCGCCGTCCGCGAGGCCGCCCGCACCGGCGGCACCGCCGTCCTGCTCCACCCCGTCGAGGAACGCGTGGTGCGCCACCTCGCCGAACAGGGCGTCACCATGCCCCGCAAGTCCACCTCCTTCGGCCCCAAACCGGCCACCGGACTGGTCCTGCGCTCCCTCGAACTCGGCTGACACCCCACCCCCCGCCACACGGAGAAGGCCCCCGTCCCTACCCGGAACGGGGGCCTTCCTCTCACCGCCTGCGGATCAGCCCTGCTTCTTCGGCTGCCCCGGCTGCTCCTCGAACGAGTCCTCGTCGTAGTCCTCGTCGATCTCGAGGTCGTCCTCGTCGTAGAACTCCTCGACGTCCTCCTCGTCCTCGAAGATCATCCGGTCGTCGCCGACGTCGTCCTTGTCGATCTGACGGCGCACCGGCTCCACGGCCTCCGCGCCCTCGTCCTCGACCTCGGCGTCCTCGTCCAGCGCGTCGGTGAACTCGATGCCGTCGATCTCCGCGAGCCGCTCGGCCGCGTTGGTCGACCCGTCCGTGTCCGCCTCCACGGCCTTCACGAACCACTCCCGGGCCTCGTCCGCCCGACCCGCCGCGATCAGCGCGTCCGCGTACGCGTAGCGCAGCCGCGCCGTCCACGGGTGGATCGCCGAGGACGCCAGCTCCGGGCTCTGCAGCGTCACCACGGCCGCGTCGAACTGCTCCAGGTCCGCCCGGGCACCCGCCGCGACCAGCCGCATCTCGACCTGACCCGCCTTGTCCAGCTGCTTCACCTCGGGCTCACCGGCCATCGCCAGCGCCCGCTCCGGCCGGCCCAGACCGCGCTCGCAGTCCGCCATCACCGGCCACAGGTCCACCCGACCGGTCATCCGCTTCGCCGCCCGGAACTCGGTCAGCGCCTCCGAGTACCGCTGCGTCATGTACGAGGCGAACCCCGCCGCCTCCCGCACGCTCGCCACCCGCGACGCCAGCCGCAGCGCGACCCGCGAGTAGTTGTAGGCCTCCTCCGGCTCGCTGTCGAGCAGCCGCGCCACCATCACCAGGTTGCGCGCCACGTCGTCCGCCAGCGTCTTCGGCAGGCTCTTCAGGTCCTGCTTGACGTCCGCGTCGATCTCGAACCCGGTCACGTCGTCCGGAATCGGCAGCCGCTTCACCGGCTCTTGACGCCGCTCGTCGTACCCACCCCGGTCGTCCCGCCCACCGCGGTACCCACCCCGGTCGTCACGCCCGCCCCGGTACCCACCCCGGTCGTCCCGACGCTCGTAACCACCGCTGCGCTGCGGCCGGTCGTCCCGACGCTCGAAGCCGCCACTGCGCTGCGGACGGTCGTCCCGGGAACGGAACCCGCCACCCTGCGGCCGGTCGTCCCGACGCTCATAGCCACCGCTGCGCTGCGGACGGTCGTCACGGTCCCGCCCGTACGACGGCCGGTCCTCACGCGGACGGAACCCACCACGGTCCCCGCCCTGCGGACGGTCGTACCCGCCACTGCGCTGCGGACGGTCATCCCGACGCTCGAAGCCGCCACTGCGCTGCGGACGGTCGTCGAACGAACGCTCCTCACGCGGACGGAACCCACTACGGTCCCCACCCTGCGGACGGTCGTACCCACCACTGCGCTGCGGACGCTCGTCCCGGCGCTCGAAGCCGCCACTGCGCTGCGGACGGTCGTCACGGTCCCGCCCGTACGACGGCCGGTCCTCACGCGGACGGAACCCACCACGGTCCCCACCCTGCGGACGGTCATCCCGCCCACGGAACCCACCACGGTCCCCACCCTGCGGACGGTCGTACCCACCACTGCGCTGCGGACGGTCATCCCGGGAACGGAACCCACCACCCTGCGGCCGGTCGTCCCGACGCTCGTAACCACCGCTGCGCTGCGGACGGTCGTCGAACGAACGCTCCTCACGCGGACGGTACCCACCGCCCTGCGGACGGTCGTAGCCGCCACTGCGCTGCGGACGGTCGTCCCGGCGCTCGAAGCCACCGCTGCGCTGCGGACGGTCGTAGCCACCGCTGCGCTGGGGACGGTCGTCGCGGTCCCGCCCGTACGACGGCCGGTCCTCACGCGGACGGAACCCACCACGGTCGCCACCCTGCGGACGGTCATCCCGCCCACGGAACCCACCACGGTCCCCGCCCTGCGGACGGTCGTCGCGGCCGCGGTAACCGCCACCGCCGCCGCCACCGTACGAGGGGCGGTCGTCACGCGAACGGTAGCCACCGCCACCGCCGCTGCCACCGCCCTGCGGACGGTCGTCGCGGCCGCGGTACCCACCGCCGCCACCACTGCCGCCGTACGACGGCCGGTCGTCACGGGAACGGAAACCCCCGCGGTCGCCGCCACGGTCACCGCGGTCGTCACGACCGCGGTAGCCGCCGCCTTCGCCACGGTCGTCACGACGCGGGCCGCGGTCGTTCGACCAGCCCCCGCGCGACCGGGGTTCGTAACCCCGGCCGCCGTCGTTACGGCGCTCCGGCCGGTCCTGGGGCGGGTTCGACATGCTGGTGACTCCTGTCTGCACACTGCGAGTTCGAGAGGCGCCACTGTCGATCCACCGACACCGGCGCGAGATCCGGACGTCTCCCGCACCCCACCAGGGCCCGGAACGTCCACCTTGTCCATTGTCCGGCATCCGGCAGAACACCGCGTCCGGGTGCCCGACCACCGTCCGCCGGCCG
Above is a genomic segment from Kitasatospora cineracea containing:
- a CDS encoding HAD-IIA family hydrolase is translated as MTENAAVVRSVPGASAQALTEAYDTALLDLDGVVYAGPHAIVHAVESLERARAAGMRLAYVTNNASRPPRVVAEHLTELGVPADPADVINSAQAAARLVAEKVPAGSRVLVVGGAGLVEALEERGLVPVRSLEDGPAAVVQGYDPSVGWADLAEASYAVGRGLPWVASNTDLSIPTARGIAPGNGTLVAAVRAATGVEPEVAGKPLPPMHRETVLRTGAKRPLVVGDRLDTDIEGAFNGGVDSLLVFTGIATPEQVLAAPVRHRPTYLAEDLRGLLEAQPEVAALGGGRFGCGGWTAGAEGGVLVLDGAGGRIDALRALCAAAWTWADGHGAAPESAKALAGLPAAG
- a CDS encoding tetratricopeptide repeat protein is translated as MKRLPIPDDVTGFEIDADVKQDLKSLPKTLADDVARNLVMVARLLDSEPEEAYNYSRVALRLASRVASVREAAGFASYMTQRYSEALTEFRAAKRMTGRVDLWPVMADCERGLGRPERALAMAGEPEVKQLDKAGQVEMRLVAAGARADLEQFDAAVVTLQSPELASSAIHPWTARLRYAYADALIAAGRADEAREWFVKAVEADTDGSTNAAERLAEIDGIEFTDALDEDAEVEDEGAEAVEPVRRQIDKDDVGDDRMIFEDEEDVEEFYDEDDLEIDEDYDEDSFEEQPGQPKKQG
- a CDS encoding tetratricopeptide repeat protein, producing MTHREHEGDGGAAVPEGSGGGAGVPGGGVYDWFRRGVRLLEEKHPAAAVQLLARAAEAEPGSGSIREALARAQFDAGQYARALESFRAVAEADPSDDYAQFGWGVSAARLGDFETSAEHLALAVAMQPGNRHYQSALRQTRATLAARAGAYGPLLPGAPGYLAPPEDPAAP
- a CDS encoding DUF1015 family protein, with protein sequence MSAPRAETGNEPSGGPGDPGHVATAGLSLSPFRGLRYDPHRVGDLAAVTSPPYDVVDPGRRLDLETADPHNIVRLILPRPEPDDAGHRPDRDTRYRHAARLLRDWRQQGVLAADPRPALYVYEQRTPAGTLQRGLIGALAVSGPEAGIVLPHEDVMPKPVADRVGLMRTTRANLEPLLLTYRGHGRAADVIERTATTDPLLATTTSDGTHHRLWAVTDPADLAAVTRDLAGCRALIADGHHRWEMYLRLQREHRHLPRSPWDRGLVLLVDTDRYPLRVRAIHRVLQRLPLDAALAALDPAAWQTTDLPGTLPDALHALAEAQHTPGNSFVLTDGTGRFHLLTGPDEATLADTVRTDRPEEWRRLDATVLHAVLLDRTWHVPDSPEHIGYLHSAEAAVREAARTGGTAVLLHPVEERVVRHLAEQGVTMPRKSTSFGPKPATGLVLRSLELG